Proteins encoded together in one Thermococcus barophilus MP window:
- a CDS encoding 50S ribosomal protein L18, producing the protein MAHGPRYRVPFRRRREGKTNYHKRLKLLKSGKPRLVVRKTLNHHIAQIIVYDPKGDRTLVSAHTRELMRDFGWKGHGGNTPSAYLLGLLIGYKALQKGISEAILDIGLHPPTRGSSIFAVLKGAVDAGLNVPHSEEIYPEDYRIRGEHIAEYAKMLKEEDEERYRRQFGGYLLKGLEPEKLPEHFDEVKARIIEKFEEARE; encoded by the coding sequence ATGGCACACGGACCAAGATATAGGGTTCCATTCAGGAGAAGGAGAGAAGGTAAGACTAACTATCACAAGAGGCTTAAGCTCCTCAAGTCGGGCAAGCCAAGGTTAGTTGTTAGAAAAACATTAAACCATCACATTGCCCAAATCATCGTTTACGATCCAAAAGGAGACAGAACTTTGGTTTCAGCTCATACAAGGGAATTGATGAGAGACTTTGGCTGGAAGGGACACGGTGGAAACACTCCAAGTGCTTATCTGCTTGGTCTGCTCATCGGTTACAAGGCGTTGCAGAAGGGAATAAGCGAAGCCATCCTTGATATAGGCTTACACCCACCAACAAGAGGTTCGAGCATCTTTGCTGTCCTCAAAGGTGCAGTTGATGCTGGTTTAAACGTTCCACACAGCGAGGAAATTTACCCAGAGGATTATAGGATCAGGGGAGAACATATAGCCGAATATGCTAAGATGCTCAAAGAGGAAGATGAGGAGAGGTACAGAAGACAGTTTGGCGGTTATCTCCTTAAGGGTCTCGAACCTGAAAAGCTCCCAGAGCACTTTGATGAGGTCAAAGCGAGAATAATTGAAAAGTTTGAGGAGGCGAGAGAATGA
- the rpsE gene encoding 30S ribosomal protein S5: protein MSQDWREYAQRVLEEWQPRTKLGMLVKEGQITDIHEVFRKGYQIKEPEIVDVLLPEVNARENQQVLDIALTVRMTDSGRRVRFRVLAAVGNRDGYVGLGIGHGKEVGIAIRKAINYAKMNIIEIKRGCGSWECRCKRPHSVPFAVEGKEGSVRVKLMPGPRGLGLVIGDVGKKILTLAGVKDVWSQSFGETRTTVNFAKAVFDALYNTNRVAIKPEMIEKYGIVVGREMPQSFEL from the coding sequence ATGAGCCAAGACTGGAGGGAATACGCTCAAAGGGTATTGGAGGAGTGGCAGCCCAGGACTAAGTTAGGCATGCTCGTTAAAGAAGGACAAATTACCGACATTCATGAAGTGTTCAGAAAGGGGTACCAGATTAAGGAGCCGGAGATTGTTGACGTTTTACTGCCAGAGGTCAACGCAAGGGAAAACCAGCAAGTTCTTGACATTGCCCTGACAGTTAGAATGACTGACAGCGGTAGAAGGGTAAGATTCAGGGTCTTGGCTGCAGTTGGCAACAGAGATGGCTATGTTGGACTGGGCATTGGTCACGGAAAGGAAGTGGGAATTGCAATTAGAAAGGCAATAAACTATGCCAAGATGAACATCATTGAAATTAAGAGGGGCTGTGGTTCATGGGAGTGCAGATGCAAGAGACCGCACTCAGTCCCATTTGCAGTTGAAGGGAAAGAGGGAAGCGTTAGGGTTAAGCTCATGCCTGGACCAAGAGGTCTTGGTCTCGTCATAGGTGATGTGGGCAAGAAAATACTAACATTGGCGGGAGTTAAAGACGTCTGGAGCCAGAGCTTTGGTGAAACAAGAACAACAGTTAACTTCGCAAAGGCAGTGTTCGATGCACTCTACAACACTAACAGGGTTGCCATTAAACCAGAAATGATTGAGAAGTACGGTATAGTCGTTGGTAGAGAGATGCCCCAGAGCTTTGAACTGTGA
- a CDS encoding 50S ribosomal protein L30 — protein sequence MAKIAIIRVRGRVGVKRPVKDTLAMLRLHKVNHLVIVDDTPSYKGMIQKAKDYITWGEINAETLAKLIRKRGRLIGNKRVTDEYVQEKLGMTIEEFAEKVISGEMKLSDLPNLKPVFRLHPPRGGFKGSKKRTFKEGGALGYRGEKINELIERML from the coding sequence ATGGCAAAAATAGCAATAATTAGGGTTAGAGGAAGGGTTGGAGTTAAGAGACCAGTGAAGGATACACTTGCGATGCTCAGACTTCATAAGGTTAACCATCTCGTTATAGTTGATGACACGCCAAGCTACAAGGGAATGATTCAGAAGGCAAAGGACTACATTACATGGGGTGAAATTAATGCAGAAACACTTGCAAAGCTCATAAGAAAGAGGGGCAGGCTAATTGGAAACAAGAGAGTTACAGATGAGTATGTTCAGGAGAAACTTGGGATGACAATTGAAGAGTTCGCCGAAAAGGTCATCAGCGGAGAAATGAAGCTCAGCGACTTGCCAAATCTCAAGCCAGTCTTTAGGCTCCATCCACCAAGGGGTGGCTTCAAGGGAAGCAAGAAGAGGACATTCAAAGAGGGAGGAGCTTTGGGCTACAGAGGCGAGAAGATTAATGAGCTTATAGAAAGAATGCTGTGA
- a CDS encoding uL15m family ribosomal protein: protein MIRRRKKVRKLRGSHTHGWGCKKKHRGGGHKGGRGMAGTGKRKKTKWTWVIKYMPDHLGKRGFSRPKAVQREIVAVNLKFIDEHLDELMQMGVAYEENGKIIVDTTQFADKVLGTGKLTKPLVIKAYAFSPKAQEKIREAGGEAVLA from the coding sequence ATGATTAGGAGAAGGAAGAAAGTGAGAAAGCTTCGTGGTTCCCACACTCATGGCTGGGGATGCAAGAAAAAGCACAGGGGTGGAGGTCACAAAGGCGGTAGAGGAATGGCAGGAACTGGAAAGAGGAAGAAGACAAAGTGGACTTGGGTTATTAAGTACATGCCTGATCATCTCGGTAAGAGAGGATTCAGCAGACCAAAAGCTGTCCAGAGAGAAATCGTTGCTGTTAACTTGAAGTTCATTGATGAGCACTTGGACGAGCTCATGCAGATGGGAGTTGCATATGAAGAGAATGGAAAGATCATCGTTGATACAACCCAGTTCGCCGACAAAGTCTTAGGAACTGGAAAGCTTACAAAGCCTTTGGTCATTAAAGCTTATGCATTCTCCCCCAAGGCTCAGGAAAAGATTAGAGAAGCAGGGGGAGAGGCTGTCCTTGCTTGA
- the secY gene encoding preprotein translocase subunit SecY — protein MGVRDVVYALERWFPEIERPKRHVPLKEKFAWTGIVLLLYFILSEIPLFGMPPTVQDYFQTLRVVLAGRSGSILTLGIGPIVTAGIIMQLLVGSEIIKLDLSDHEDRRFYQALQRVFAVFMCFFEAAIYVFAGAFGNPATSIKILLMLQLAMGGILLIIMDELVSKWGIGSGISLFIAAGVSQTIITRAFNPLTTTQVIDPLTGKPAIIGAIPAFIQHLINGDLTGGFYRGNLPDMSNVLATFVVFLIVVYLESMRVEIPLSYGRVTVRGRYPIRFMYVSNIPIILTFALYANIQLWARLLQRLGHPILGQFDPETGAAISGFVRYTIPPRDIFHVTADPVRALIYAIMTIFFSLMFGFLWVELTGLDAKSIARQLQRAGLQIPGFRRDPRILERVLQRYIPYVTFWGSFTLAVVAILADFLGALGTGTGILLTVGILYRFYEEIAREQVSEMFPMLRRFFG, from the coding sequence ATGGGCGTAAGAGATGTAGTATATGCATTGGAAAGATGGTTTCCAGAAATCGAAAGACCAAAACGACATGTCCCCTTGAAAGAAAAGTTTGCTTGGACGGGTATTGTGTTGTTGTTATACTTTATACTCTCAGAAATACCCCTATTTGGCATGCCTCCAACTGTTCAGGATTATTTTCAAACTTTGAGAGTTGTTCTTGCGGGTAGAAGTGGAAGCATTCTAACTCTGGGTATTGGGCCTATAGTCACAGCCGGAATTATCATGCAGCTTTTAGTCGGTTCTGAAATTATTAAGCTTGATTTATCTGATCATGAGGATAGAAGGTTTTATCAGGCACTGCAGAGAGTATTCGCAGTGTTCATGTGCTTCTTTGAGGCAGCTATATATGTATTCGCTGGAGCATTTGGAAATCCTGCAACCAGTATTAAAATACTCCTGATGCTACAGCTGGCTATGGGCGGAATACTGCTCATCATAATGGATGAACTTGTGAGCAAATGGGGAATTGGGAGTGGTATAAGCCTTTTCATTGCGGCTGGTGTTTCCCAGACTATAATTACAAGAGCGTTCAATCCACTAACCACAACTCAAGTGATTGATCCCCTCACTGGAAAACCTGCTATAATTGGTGCGATTCCTGCGTTTATCCAGCATTTAATCAACGGTGATTTGACAGGTGGATTTTATAGAGGGAACCTGCCAGACATGAGCAATGTGCTTGCAACATTTGTTGTCTTCCTCATAGTGGTTTACTTAGAAAGCATGCGTGTTGAAATTCCACTCAGCTACGGAAGGGTCACGGTTAGGGGGAGGTATCCAATAAGGTTTATGTACGTTTCAAACATTCCAATTATCCTGACCTTTGCACTTTATGCAAATATTCAGCTCTGGGCAAGACTGCTACAGAGACTTGGCCATCCAATTTTGGGGCAGTTTGATCCAGAAACAGGTGCAGCGATTTCTGGATTTGTCAGATATACGATTCCTCCAAGGGACATTTTCCACGTTACTGCAGACCCAGTAAGGGCATTGATCTATGCTATCATGACAATATTCTTTTCCCTGATGTTCGGATTCCTCTGGGTTGAGCTAACTGGATTGGATGCAAAAAGTATAGCGAGACAACTGCAAAGAGCAGGGCTCCAGATTCCGGGATTCAGGAGAGATCCGAGAATACTTGAGAGGGTCCTCCAGAGGTATATTCCATATGTTACTTTCTGGGGTTCATTTACACTGGCAGTGGTTGCAATACTGGCAGATTTCCTTGGGGCATTAGGAACTGGGACTGGAATACTGCTGACTGTTGGTATACTCTACAGGTTCTATGAAGAGATAGCCAGAGAGCAAGTAAGCGAAATGTTCCCAATGCTTCGCAGGTTCTTTGGTTGA
- a CDS encoding adenylate kinase: MPFVVMITGIPGVGKSTITRLALRRTRAKFRLINFGDLMFEEAVKLGWVRHRDEMRKLDLPKQRILQQKAAEKIAEIAKKEPVLLDTHATIRTPLGYLLGFPRKVIETINPTFIVIIEATPSEILGRRLRDLKRDRDVETEEQIQRHQDLNRAAAISYAMHSNALIKIIENHEDKGLEEAVNELVKILDLAVEEYA; the protein is encoded by the coding sequence ATGCCGTTTGTGGTCATGATAACTGGTATTCCTGGGGTGGGTAAGAGTACTATAACAAGATTAGCTTTAAGAAGAACCCGGGCTAAATTCAGGCTCATCAACTTTGGAGACTTAATGTTTGAGGAAGCTGTAAAGTTGGGCTGGGTTAGGCACAGGGATGAGATGAGAAAACTGGATCTGCCAAAGCAGAGAATTCTTCAGCAGAAGGCAGCAGAAAAAATTGCAGAGATAGCAAAAAAAGAACCCGTCTTGTTGGATACCCATGCAACGATCAGAACTCCTCTTGGCTATCTGCTTGGATTTCCCCGGAAAGTTATTGAGACAATAAACCCGACTTTCATTGTAATAATAGAAGCAACTCCAAGCGAGATCCTCGGAAGAAGATTGAGGGATCTCAAAAGAGATAGAGATGTTGAAACTGAAGAGCAGATTCAAAGACATCAAGATTTAAATAGGGCTGCTGCGATAAGCTATGCAATGCATTCCAATGCACTTATAAAGATAATTGAAAACCATGAAGATAAAGGTCTTGAAGAGGCTGTTAATGAGTTGGTAAAAATACTTGATTTGGCGGTGGAGGAATATGCTTGA
- a CDS encoding DUF106 domain-containing protein translates to MLEPIYAVLDKVFGPLLVSTHPLWVVTISGILLGAFFTLVNYFLVDQEKMKRLQKLSKEFQKEWNEAKKSGDEKKLRKLQQKQMELLKLQNEVMKDTFFKPMLVTMPIFWIFFGWMRRWYTEVVVVKLPFNFFLADFFHKSSALHANELGYIGWYILTSMVVGQVLRKLLDMA, encoded by the coding sequence ATGCTTGAGCCTATATATGCTGTACTGGATAAGGTATTTGGACCGTTGCTGGTCTCAACTCATCCATTATGGGTAGTGACAATTTCAGGAATACTCTTGGGTGCATTCTTTACGTTGGTAAATTATTTCTTAGTTGACCAGGAAAAGATGAAGAGACTTCAGAAACTCAGCAAAGAGTTTCAAAAGGAATGGAATGAAGCAAAGAAGTCGGGAGATGAAAAGAAACTTAGAAAACTTCAGCAGAAACAGATGGAGCTTTTAAAGCTCCAGAATGAAGTTATGAAGGATACGTTCTTTAAACCAATGCTCGTGACAATGCCAATATTCTGGATATTCTTTGGATGGATGAGGAGATGGTACACCGAAGTTGTTGTTGTAAAGCTGCCATTCAACTTTTTCCTTGCTGACTTTTTCCACAAGTCATCGGCTCTCCATGCAAATGAGCTCGGCTACATTGGATGGTACATCCTGACTTCAATGGTAGTAGGACAGGTTTTAAGAAAGCTGCTTGACATGGCTTAG
- a CDS encoding 50S ribosomal protein L34e — protein sequence MKPMYRSRSWRRKYVRTPGGRTVIHFERRKPKIAHCAMCGRPLNGIPRGRPSELRKLPKTKKRPERPMPHLCPSCMRKVMKAQVRAQIS from the coding sequence ATGAAACCAATGTATAGATCAAGGTCATGGAGGAGGAAATACGTTAGAACCCCTGGAGGAAGGACTGTCATACACTTTGAGAGAAGGAAGCCAAAGATAGCCCACTGTGCAATGTGTGGAAGGCCACTTAACGGCATTCCAAGAGGAAGACCAAGTGAACTGAGGAAGTTGCCAAAGACCAAGAAAAGACCAGAGAGACCAATGCCACACCTCTGTCCAAGCTGCATGCGCAAGGTTATGAAGGCTCAGGTTAGAGCTCAAATTTCCTGA
- the cmk gene encoding (d)CMP kinase — translation MPKGCLVITVSGLAGSGTTTLCRNIARHYGFKHIYAGLIFRQMAREMGMTLQEFQKYAELHPEIDREVDRRQVEAAKECNVVIEGRLAGWMVRNADLKIWLDAPIKVRAERVARREGISVEEAFMQIAEREKQNRKRYLNLYGIDINDLSIYDLVINTSKWSPDGVFAIVKAAIDHLYPDGDTGFRKKK, via the coding sequence ATGCCAAAAGGTTGCTTAGTGATAACAGTAAGCGGTTTAGCTGGTTCAGGCACAACGACGCTCTGCAGGAACATCGCCAGGCACTACGGATTTAAGCACATATATGCCGGCTTAATTTTCAGACAGATGGCAAGGGAAATGGGAATGACCCTGCAAGAGTTTCAAAAATACGCTGAGCTCCACCCAGAGATCGACAGGGAAGTAGATCGGAGGCAAGTTGAGGCTGCAAAGGAGTGCAACGTCGTGATTGAGGGTCGTTTAGCTGGTTGGATGGTTAGGAATGCTGACCTTAAAATATGGCTTGATGCCCCAATTAAAGTTAGAGCTGAAAGGGTTGCGAGAAGAGAGGGCATTAGTGTTGAAGAGGCATTCATGCAGATTGCCGAGAGGGAAAAGCAAAATAGGAAAAGATATTTAAACCTTTATGGCATTGACATCAACGACCTTTCGATTTATGATTTGGTTATAAACACTTCGAAATGGTCGCCCGATGGGGTCTTCGCTATTGTGAAGGCCGCCATCGACCACCTGTACCCCGATGGCGACACGGGGTTTAGAAAGAAAAAATGA
- a CDS encoding SDR family NAD(P)-dependent oxidoreductase, with product MKNALVTGASGGIGKLIVKKLIEEGYFVIGVGRNEKALRELSTLENFDYIIMDLSEKEAAKRIRKALEQRSIGRLDLLINNAGFAIAKPLLEQDEDELERLFRVNAIAPIALTKELLDMIPKGGKVVFVISGVAFINSVDLPAYGASKAALHYLAMNLEKELKNRGISAIRIYPKQVATPFWKRVPKGAIPAEKVADAIIEAIHKNKSEVFVPFYIRMAKYFPGWPAFDYKFKF from the coding sequence ATGAAAAATGCACTTGTTACTGGAGCTTCCGGTGGAATTGGAAAGTTAATTGTAAAGAAGTTGATTGAAGAGGGTTATTTTGTTATTGGAGTTGGCAGGAATGAAAAAGCCCTGAGAGAGCTTAGCACACTCGAAAATTTTGACTACATTATTATGGATTTAAGTGAAAAGGAAGCGGCAAAAAGGATTAGAAAGGCGCTGGAACAAAGGAGTATTGGGAGGCTTGACCTTCTCATCAACAACGCGGGCTTTGCTATAGCTAAACCCCTTCTTGAGCAGGATGAAGATGAGCTTGAGAGGCTTTTCAGGGTAAATGCAATAGCCCCAATTGCGCTTACGAAGGAGCTTCTGGACATGATTCCAAAAGGTGGGAAAGTAGTTTTTGTAATTAGTGGTGTTGCTTTTATAAATTCTGTGGATTTACCGGCTTATGGTGCATCAAAGGCAGCCCTCCACTATCTTGCAATGAATCTTGAAAAAGAGCTTAAAAATAGGGGCATTAGTGCCATTCGGATTTACCCAAAACAGGTTGCTACCCCTTTCTGGAAGAGAGTACCAAAGGGAGCAATCCCAGCAGAAAAAGTTGCTGATGCCATTATTGAAGCAATTCACAAAAACAAAAGTGAGGTTTTTGTTCCCTTTTACATCAGGATGGCGAAGTACTTCCCGGGATGGCCCGCATTTGATTATAAGTTCAAATTCTGA
- a CDS encoding type II toxin-antitoxin system HicB family antitoxin, with the protein MLTLHAVIWEEEGVYVVKEVFTGVTTQGETIEEALENLKEAVELYLEEFPELKEELRKIKLIGDFNVQIAKALG; encoded by the coding sequence ATGCTAACTCTTCACGCAGTGATATGGGAAGAAGAGGGAGTGTACGTGGTTAAGGAGGTCTTTACAGGAGTAACTACCCAAGGTGAAACTATTGAAGAAGCACTTGAAAATTTAAAAGAAGCTGTAGAGTTGTATTTGGAGGAGTTTCCGGAACTAAAAGAGGAACTTAGGAAAATAAAGCTTATTGGGGATTTCAATGTCCAGATTGCCAAAGCTCTCGGGTGA
- a CDS encoding type II toxin-antitoxin system HicA family toxin: protein MSRLPKLSGEEVIKVLVRKFGFKVSRQKGSHVVLVKYIDGRKIGTVVPLHEELKLGTLLGILKLAGVDKDEFIEVLNDP from the coding sequence ATGTCCAGATTGCCAAAGCTCTCGGGTGAGGAAGTTATCAAAGTTCTCGTTAGGAAGTTTGGGTTCAAAGTTTCAAGACAAAAAGGAAGCCATGTAGTACTGGTTAAATATATTGATGGCAGAAAAATAGGTACTGTTGTTCCCTTGCATGAGGAGTTAAAACTTGGAACACTTTTAGGAATTCTTAAATTAGCTGGCGTAGATAAAGATGAATTTATTGAAGTTTTAAATGATCCATAG
- a CDS encoding RNA-guided pseudouridylation complex pseudouridine synthase subunit Cbf5, with amino-acid sequence MARDEVRRILPADIKREVLIKDEKAETNPKWGFPPEKRPIEMHMQFGIINLDKPPGPTSHEVVAWIKRLFNLKKAGHGGTLDPKVSGVLPVALEKATRVVQALLPAGKEYVALMHLHGDVPEDKIYKVMKEFEGEIIQRPPLRSAVKRRLRTRKVYYIEILEIDGKDVLFRVGVEAGTYIRSLIHHIGLALGVGAHMAELRRTRSGPFKEDETLVTLHDLVDYYHFWKEDGIEEYFRKAIQPMEKAVEHLPKVWIRDSAVAAVTYGADLAVPGIVKLHAGIKRGDLVAIMTLKDELVALGKAMMTSQEMLNKSKGIAVDVEKVFMPRDWYPKMW; translated from the coding sequence ATGGCGAGAGATGAGGTTAGGAGAATCCTTCCTGCAGACATCAAGAGGGAAGTGTTAATCAAAGATGAAAAAGCTGAAACTAACCCAAAATGGGGCTTTCCTCCAGAAAAAAGACCAATAGAAATGCACATGCAGTTTGGTATAATCAACTTAGACAAGCCTCCAGGGCCGACAAGTCACGAGGTTGTTGCGTGGATTAAAAGGCTCTTTAACTTAAAGAAAGCTGGTCATGGGGGAACACTTGATCCAAAGGTCAGCGGAGTTTTGCCTGTCGCCCTTGAGAAAGCAACCCGTGTTGTTCAGGCCCTTCTACCTGCTGGAAAGGAGTATGTGGCTTTAATGCATCTTCACGGTGATGTTCCAGAGGATAAAATCTACAAAGTCATGAAGGAGTTTGAGGGGGAAATCATCCAGAGACCACCGCTTAGGAGTGCTGTTAAAAGAAGATTGAGAACAAGAAAAGTTTACTACATCGAGATTTTGGAGATTGACGGCAAGGATGTGCTCTTCAGAGTCGGTGTTGAAGCTGGAACCTACATACGTTCACTAATTCACCACATAGGACTGGCTTTGGGAGTCGGTGCTCACATGGCCGAGCTGAGAAGAACGAGAAGCGGGCCGTTTAAGGAGGATGAAACATTAGTGACTTTGCACGATCTTGTAGATTACTATCACTTTTGGAAGGAAGATGGAATTGAAGAATACTTCCGCAAAGCAATCCAGCCGATGGAAAAGGCTGTGGAACATCTGCCAAAGGTCTGGATTAGGGATTCAGCGGTTGCTGCCGTGACTTATGGAGCTGATTTGGCAGTTCCTGGGATTGTTAAGCTTCATGCTGGCATAAAGAGGGGGGATTTGGTTGCTATAATGACGCTCAAAGATGAGCTTGTTGCGTTAGGAAAAGCTATGATGACGAGTCAAGAGATGCTCAACAAGAGCAAGGGAATAGCTGTTGATGTTGAAAAAGTCTTCATGCCAAGGGACTGGTATCCAAAGATGTGGTGA